Proteins from a genomic interval of Gammaproteobacteria bacterium:
- a CDS encoding NADH-quinone oxidoreductase subunit C produces the protein MASRLESMAEALHARFDGVLHRRESSCGELSYDLDASDLPATAAALRDEEDFSFTTLIDVCGVDYLGYGQAQWRTEAATESGFSRAVEPGASTTRSASESERRAQEQPARFAAVYHLLSLRHNLRVRLRAFAVGENPPVLPSVTGVWQAADWFEREAFDLFGIVFEGHGDLRRILTDYGFIGHPFRKDFPLSGKVEVRYDEDKRRVVYEPVSIEPRTLVPRVIRDDNRYRPALRVEPGDDGGQAGDG, from the coding sequence ATGGCTTCTCGTCTTGAGTCCATGGCCGAAGCCTTGCATGCGCGCTTCGACGGCGTGCTGCACCGGCGCGAATCCTCCTGCGGCGAATTGAGCTACGACCTCGACGCTTCCGACCTGCCGGCGACCGCCGCTGCATTGCGCGACGAAGAGGATTTTTCCTTCACGACTCTGATCGACGTCTGCGGCGTCGATTACCTGGGCTACGGCCAGGCGCAGTGGAGGACCGAGGCGGCGACTGAATCCGGCTTCAGCCGGGCGGTCGAGCCGGGCGCCAGCACGACCCGCTCGGCGTCCGAAAGCGAACGCCGGGCACAAGAGCAGCCGGCGCGGTTCGCCGCCGTCTATCACCTGCTGTCGCTGCGCCATAACCTTCGCGTAAGGCTGCGGGCCTTCGCCGTGGGAGAGAACCCGCCCGTGCTGCCTTCGGTGACGGGCGTCTGGCAGGCGGCCGACTGGTTCGAGCGCGAGGCCTTCGACCTGTTCGGCATCGTGTTTGAGGGCCATGGGGACCTGCGGCGTATCCTGACCGATTACGGCTTTATCGGACATCCCTTCCGCAAGGATTTTCCGTTGAGCGGGAAAGTGGAAGTCCGCTACGACGAGGACAAGCGCCGCGTCGTGTACGAGCCGGTCAGCATAGAGCCGCGAACGCTGGTTCCGCGTGTGATCCGGGACGACAACCGGTACCGGCCGGCGCTCAGGGTCGAGCCCGGCGACGACGGCGGGCAGGCGGGCGATGGCTGA
- a CDS encoding NADH-quinone oxidoreductase subunit A produces MPGDYLPVLIYLCVAFGIALALLGLGLLLGRGQRDERKLEPYECGFDAFEDSRMRFDVRYYLVAILFIIFDLEIAFLFPWAVALDAIGYQGLIAMGIFLLVLVVGFVYEWRKGALEWD; encoded by the coding sequence ATGCCGGGTGATTACCTTCCGGTGCTGATTTACCTTTGCGTGGCATTTGGCATAGCGCTGGCGCTGCTCGGCCTGGGCCTGCTGCTCGGCCGCGGTCAGCGGGACGAGCGCAAGCTGGAGCCGTACGAATGCGGATTCGACGCGTTCGAGGACTCGCGCATGCGCTTCGACGTGCGCTACTACCTGGTCGCGATACTGTTCATCATCTTCGATCTTGAGATCGCCTTCCTGTTTCCCTGGGCGGTGGCGCTGGACGCCATCGGCTACCAGGGTCTGATCGCGATGGGCATATTCCTTCTGGTGCTCGTCGTGGGCTTCGTGTACGAGTGGCGCAAGGGGGCTCTGGAATGGGACTAG
- a CDS encoding NADH-quinone oxidoreductase subunit B, protein MGLEAAGPRIDGMADTLTEAREQGFVVTSLDKLLNWARTGSMWPMTFGLACCAVEMMHAGAARYDLDRFGVMFRPSPRQSDVMIVAGTLCNKMAPALRRVYDQMPEPRWVISMGSCANGGGYYHYAYSVVRGCDRIVPVDVYVPGCPPTAEALFYGILQLRNKIRHSKALARPQPTA, encoded by the coding sequence ATGGGACTAGAAGCCGCCGGCCCACGGATTGACGGGATGGCCGATACGCTTACCGAGGCCCGCGAGCAGGGCTTCGTCGTGACTTCGCTGGACAAGCTGCTGAACTGGGCGCGTACCGGGTCCATGTGGCCGATGACTTTCGGGCTGGCCTGCTGCGCCGTCGAGATGATGCATGCGGGCGCCGCGCGTTACGATCTCGACCGCTTCGGCGTGATGTTCCGGCCCAGTCCCCGGCAATCGGACGTGATGATCGTGGCCGGAACCCTGTGCAACAAGATGGCGCCTGCCCTGCGCCGCGTCTACGACCAGATGCCGGAGCCGCGCTGGGTGATCTCGATGGGTTCCTGCGCCAACGGCGGCGGCTATTACCACTACGCCTATTCGGTGGTGCGCGGTTGCGACCGCATCGTGCCGGTGGACGTCTATGTTCCCGGCTGTCCTCCGACGGCCGAGGCGCTGTTTTACGGCATCCTGCAGTTGCGCAACAAGATTCGCCACAGCAAGGCGCTGGCGCGTCCGCAGCCCACAGCCTGA
- the glmM gene encoding phosphoglucosamine mutase, protein MRYFGTDGVRGTVGQHPMTAEFALRLAGAATRALLPRGGKVVIGKDTRVSGYMFESALEAGFVAAGADVRLSGPLPTPGVALLTQELDADLGVVISASHNAYGDNGIKFFRHDGFKLAAAQEALIESHIEDAAVTLDSTALGQVRRVDDALERYEQHCLDTVPGDMSLDGVKIVVDCAHGASYRVAPSTLTALGAELVPLGCSPNGRNINDRCGATDPDLLRRTVKAVEADVGIALDGDGDRVIMVDSAGATLNGDTLLLVLALARKEAGRLAGPVVGTQISSMALERALQAEGIAFCRAEVGDRQVVAMLREKGGVLGGESSGHILCLDKSTTGDGLLVALEVLAVMQARSCSLAELAEDMPHMEQANLSVPSNGDGNLGDPAVEKALRAARRLLGDEGRIVVRPSGTEPVFRIMAEGPDRTRVHRAAEGVAQALRAS, encoded by the coding sequence ATGAGGTATTTCGGCACCGATGGCGTCCGCGGCACGGTGGGTCAGCATCCCATGACGGCCGAGTTCGCATTGCGGCTGGCCGGCGCCGCCACCCGCGCCCTGCTGCCCCGCGGCGGCAAGGTTGTGATCGGCAAGGACACGCGGGTTTCCGGCTACATGTTCGAATCGGCGCTGGAGGCGGGCTTCGTCGCCGCAGGCGCCGACGTTCGCTTGTCCGGCCCATTGCCGACGCCCGGCGTGGCCCTGCTGACACAGGAGCTGGACGCGGATCTTGGAGTCGTCATCAGCGCGTCACACAACGCTTACGGCGACAACGGAATCAAGTTTTTCAGGCACGACGGCTTCAAGCTGGCGGCCGCGCAAGAGGCGTTGATCGAGAGCCATATCGAGGACGCGGCGGTTACGCTGGATTCCACCGCGCTGGGCCAGGTGCGGCGGGTCGACGACGCGCTGGAGCGCTACGAGCAGCACTGCCTGGATACGGTTCCCGGGGACATGTCGCTGGATGGAGTCAAGATCGTCGTGGACTGCGCGCACGGCGCTTCCTACCGGGTGGCCCCGTCGACGCTGACGGCGCTCGGCGCCGAACTCGTTCCACTGGGCTGTTCTCCGAACGGCCGCAATATCAACGACCGCTGCGGCGCCACCGATCCCGACCTGCTGCGGCGCACCGTCAAGGCGGTCGAGGCCGATGTCGGAATCGCCCTGGACGGCGACGGCGACCGGGTGATCATGGTGGATTCGGCCGGCGCGACCCTGAACGGCGACACGCTGTTACTGGTTCTCGCCTTGGCGCGCAAGGAAGCCGGCCGGCTGGCCGGTCCGGTCGTCGGGACCCAGATCAGCAGCATGGCGCTGGAACGGGCCCTGCAGGCGGAAGGAATTGCTTTCTGCCGCGCGGAGGTGGGCGACCGGCAGGTGGTCGCAATGCTTCGCGAGAAAGGCGGGGTCCTGGGCGGTGAGAGTTCCGGGCATATTCTGTGCCTGGACAAGTCCACCACAGGCGACGGCCTGCTGGTGGCCCTGGAAGTTCTGGCCGTAATGCAGGCGAGAAGCTGTTCGCTGGCGGAACTGGCCGAGGACATGCCGCATATGGAACAGGCGAACCTGAGCGTGCCGTCGAACGGCGACGGCAACCTGGGAGACCCCGCTGTCGAAAAGGCCTTGCGCGCGGCCCGCCGCCTGCTCGGCGACGAAGGCCGCATCGTGGTGCGGCCGTCGGGTACCGAGCCGGTTTTCCGGATCATGGCGGAGGGTCCCGACCGTACGCGCGTGCACAGGGCCGCCGAAGGCGTGGCCCAGGCGCTCCGGGCCAGTTAG
- a CDS encoding methionine adenosyltransferase, giving the protein MPKTSLFTSESVSDGHPDKLADQVSDAVLDAILSRDEDARVAAEVLVKTGFVLVAGEITTSTWVDLESLVRGLIKDVGYNNSELGFDGATCGVLNAIGKQSPDIRRGVNAGEGKPLGAGDQGMMFGYACRETPTLMPAPIDLAHRLMLRHAELRASGKLDWLRPDGKSQVTVRYEDGRPVAVTDVVLSTQHAPHIWPDDYARGVCPPDFREAIIELLIKPVLGPQWLAGPINYLINPAGRFVEGGPQADCGLTGRKIIVDTYGGMARHGGGAFSGKDPSKVDRSAAYAVRHAAKNVVAAGLAERCEVQVCYAIGEPEPVAVDVESFGTATVSDERLKALVRAHFDLSVEGIIRNLDLKRMSYRPAAAFGHFGREDCGFSWEETGLAAQLADDARAAKVA; this is encoded by the coding sequence ATGCCCAAGACCTCTCTTTTTACTTCCGAGTCGGTTTCCGACGGCCATCCGGACAAGCTGGCGGACCAGGTTTCCGACGCCGTGCTGGACGCCATCCTGTCGCGGGACGAGGACGCGCGAGTGGCGGCGGAGGTGCTGGTCAAGACCGGCTTCGTGCTGGTCGCCGGCGAGATCACCACATCGACCTGGGTGGACCTCGAATCGCTGGTTCGGGGACTGATCAAGGACGTCGGCTACAACAACTCGGAACTGGGCTTCGACGGCGCGACCTGCGGTGTCCTGAACGCGATCGGCAAGCAGTCGCCCGATATCCGAAGGGGAGTGAACGCCGGCGAGGGCAAGCCGCTGGGCGCCGGCGACCAGGGAATGATGTTCGGCTATGCCTGCAGGGAAACGCCCACCCTCATGCCGGCGCCGATCGACCTGGCGCACCGGCTCATGCTCAGGCATGCCGAATTGCGGGCGTCGGGCAAACTGGACTGGCTGCGGCCCGACGGCAAGTCGCAGGTCACGGTGCGCTACGAGGACGGCAGGCCGGTGGCCGTTACCGATGTCGTTCTGTCCACCCAGCATGCCCCGCATATCTGGCCGGATGACTACGCGCGGGGCGTTTGCCCGCCGGACTTCAGGGAAGCGATCATCGAACTGCTGATCAAGCCGGTGCTGGGTCCCCAGTGGCTGGCGGGCCCGATCAACTACCTGATCAATCCCGCCGGACGGTTTGTCGAAGGCGGACCGCAAGCGGACTGCGGCCTGACCGGGCGCAAGATCATTGTCGACACCTACGGCGGAATGGCCCGGCACGGGGGCGGCGCGTTCTCCGGCAAGGACCCGTCCAAGGTGGATCGGTCCGCCGCCTACGCGGTCCGGCACGCGGCCAAGAACGTCGTCGCGGCCGGCCTGGCGGAGCGCTGCGAAGTGCAGGTCTGTTACGCGATCGGCGAGCCGGAGCCGGTAGCGGTCGATGTCGAAAGCTTCGGCACCGCGACGGTCAGCGACGAACGCCTCAAGGCGCTGGTGCGGGCCCATTTCGATTTGTCGGTCGAGGGCATTATCCGCAACCTGGACCTGAAGCGCATGTCGTACCGCCCGGCCGCCGCCTTCGGCCATTTCGGCCGGGAGGATTGCGGCTTCAGCTGGGAAGAAACCGGCCTGGCTGCGCAACTTGCCGACGACGCCCGCGCGGCGAAGGTTGCCTGA
- a CDS encoding adenosylhomocysteinase, translating to MSRTAVTRLHEDYRVADLSLADFGEREIAIARSEMPGLMALRAEYRNRRPLEGARIAGCLHMTVQTAVLIETLLELGAEVRWSSCNRLSTQDHAAAAMARRGVPVFAWKGETEEEYIACIARTINGPGGWVPNLLLDDGGDLTRIVHEEHPELAGELLGLSEETTTGVHQLYRMHEQGTLRCPAMDVNASVTKSKFDNLYGCRESLVDGIKRATDVMVAGKIAVVCGYGDVGKGCAQSLKGLGAQVWITEIDPICALQAAMEGYPVVTMDEACGQADIFVTATGNRSVITYDHMARMKDQAILCNIGHFDVEIDVASLKDCEWEEIKPQVDHVIFPDGKRLILLARGRLVNLSCATGHPSFVMSTSFTNQVLAQIELLTRRDYENRVYTLPRRLDEKVARLHLPKLGASLSRLTPEQAEYLGIPETGPFKPDRYRY from the coding sequence ATGTCCCGGACAGCCGTAACCCGCCTGCACGAGGACTACCGGGTCGCCGACCTGTCGCTGGCCGACTTCGGCGAGCGCGAAATTGCGATCGCCCGCAGCGAAATGCCCGGGCTGATGGCGCTGAGAGCGGAGTACCGCAATCGGCGGCCGCTCGAAGGGGCGCGGATTGCCGGCTGCCTGCACATGACGGTGCAGACCGCCGTATTGATCGAAACGCTGCTGGAACTCGGCGCGGAGGTGCGCTGGTCGTCCTGCAACCGGCTGTCCACCCAGGACCACGCCGCCGCCGCGATGGCGCGCCGGGGCGTGCCGGTATTCGCCTGGAAGGGCGAAACGGAAGAGGAATACATCGCCTGTATCGCCCGTACCATCAACGGCCCCGGCGGCTGGGTACCCAACCTGCTGCTGGACGACGGCGGCGACCTGACCCGCATCGTCCACGAGGAGCACCCGGAGCTCGCCGGCGAGCTGCTGGGACTCAGCGAGGAGACGACGACCGGCGTTCATCAGCTCTACCGGATGCATGAGCAGGGCACGCTGCGCTGCCCGGCCATGGACGTCAACGCCTCGGTGACCAAGTCCAAGTTCGACAACCTGTACGGCTGCCGCGAATCGCTGGTCGATGGCATCAAGCGGGCCACCGACGTGATGGTGGCGGGCAAGATTGCGGTGGTGTGCGGTTACGGCGACGTGGGCAAAGGCTGTGCCCAATCGCTCAAGGGCCTGGGGGCGCAGGTGTGGATCACCGAAATCGATCCGATCTGCGCCTTGCAGGCGGCGATGGAAGGCTACCCGGTGGTCACGATGGACGAGGCCTGCGGGCAGGCCGACATCTTCGTCACCGCGACCGGCAACAGGAGCGTCATCACCTACGACCACATGGCGCGCATGAAGGACCAGGCCATACTCTGCAACATCGGCCATTTCGACGTGGAAATCGACGTCGCAAGCCTGAAGGACTGCGAGTGGGAGGAAATCAAGCCGCAGGTGGATCACGTGATCTTTCCGGACGGCAAGCGGCTGATCCTGCTGGCCCGCGGCCGGCTGGTGAACCTGAGTTGCGCCACCGGGCACCCCAGTTTCGTCATGTCGACCAGCTTCACCAACCAGGTCCTTGCCCAGATCGAACTGCTCACGCGCAGGGACTACGAAAACCGCGTATACACGCTGCCGCGCCGGCTCGACGAGAAAGTCGCGCGCCTGCACCTTCCCAAGCTGGGCGCCTCGCTCAGCCGTCTTACCCCGGAGCAGGCCGAGTATCTCGGCATCCCGGAGACCGGTCCGTTCAAGCCCGACCGGTACCGCTACTAG
- a CDS encoding triose-phosphate isomerase: MTDRRRIVAGNWKMHGSLVSASELAGALAATAHEPGRGLPEVIVFPSFPHLDAVRRILENAESAGTLAVRLGAQDLSIHEQGAHTGEVSADMLTDCGCSHVLVGHSERRAGLRESDELVAKKFQRAADHGLVPVLCVGETLPERRAERTGEVVLRQLGAVLELCGADVFERAVLAYEPVWAIGTGHTATPGQAQQVHALLRGEIARTDAKIGAGLRILYGGSVNGANAAALFAQPDIDGGLVGGASLDAKEFLRIISAV, from the coding sequence ATGACCGATCGGCGCCGGATCGTGGCCGGCAACTGGAAGATGCACGGCAGCCTGGTCTCGGCAAGCGAACTGGCCGGGGCGCTGGCCGCAACGGCGCATGAACCTGGCCGCGGCCTTCCGGAGGTGATCGTGTTTCCGTCGTTCCCGCACCTGGACGCCGTGCGCCGGATTCTGGAAAACGCGGAGTCGGCCGGAACCCTCGCCGTTCGACTGGGAGCGCAGGACCTCTCTATCCATGAACAAGGCGCGCACACCGGCGAAGTGTCCGCGGACATGCTCACCGACTGCGGCTGCAGCCACGTTCTGGTCGGTCACTCGGAAAGACGCGCCGGCTTGCGCGAAAGCGACGAGTTGGTGGCGAAGAAATTTCAGCGGGCGGCGGATCACGGGCTGGTTCCGGTGCTTTGCGTTGGAGAAACGCTTCCCGAACGCCGGGCGGAACGCACCGGAGAGGTCGTGCTGCGGCAACTCGGTGCGGTGTTGGAACTGTGCGGCGCCGATGTGTTCGAGCGCGCGGTCCTGGCCTATGAACCCGTCTGGGCCATCGGTACCGGCCACACCGCAACGCCGGGGCAGGCGCAGCAGGTACATGCTCTGCTGCGCGGCGAAATCGCCCGCACCGATGCTAAAATTGGCGCGGGCCTTCGCATTCTGTACGGGGGCAGCGTGAACGGCGCCAACGCGGCCGCGCTTTTTGCCCAGCCGGACATTGACGGCGGCCTGGTGGGCGGCGCTTCCCTGGATGCGAAGGAGTTTTTGCGGATCATTTCGGCGGTATAG
- the secG gene encoding preprotein translocase subunit SecG, whose product MLQQLFLAAHVLVAALIIVFVLLQRGKGAETGAAFGSGASGTVFGARGSANFLSRVTAVLATLFFATSLILTGVGKPRPEESLLDTIEQAAPAQEEAVPEEEDEDLPQLPSLQPAEQPDVPQE is encoded by the coding sequence CTGTTACAGCAATTGTTCCTGGCAGCGCATGTTCTCGTCGCTGCCCTGATTATTGTCTTTGTGCTGCTTCAGCGCGGAAAGGGCGCGGAAACGGGCGCCGCTTTCGGTTCGGGCGCATCCGGCACGGTGTTCGGCGCGCGCGGGTCGGCGAATTTCCTTTCGCGCGTCACGGCGGTGCTCGCCACGCTGTTCTTCGCCACCAGCCTCATCCTCACCGGGGTCGGCAAGCCCCGGCCCGAGGAAAGCCTTCTCGATACCATCGAGCAGGCGGCGCCGGCCCAGGAGGAGGCCGTCCCCGAGGAGGAAGACGAAGACCTGCCGCAGCTGCCCTCGCTTCAGCCCGCGGAGCAACCCGACGTCCCGCAGGAATGA
- a CDS encoding UbiD family decarboxylase, translating to MSVFNSLREYAQAMERQGKLLRIPDMDQDQFEMTAFSYRLEDRMRTSAPAFLVERTKMNGRWYDTPVICNVLNSFKTVAMCLGVKDLSDDEREMNQVVEKELLKHMNEDYRFEQIPPVEVDGADAPCKEVKLFGEDADLDRFPWIMNNPADGGRFISTGSVIMEDPDIGRNVGTYRLQVKGPQKLGICFTGQNHGAQMMRKAIAQGKKSVPCVVATGLDPITWMMSSTRVGELGDDEFAFSGGFRGEPVELVRAETNALMAPAHAEIVIEGEISTDKEMEGPYGEMLGYIGEPAPNHFMTVKAITHREKPWVYNIWPGIGGAYLTWPWQVGHFARLKRIMPNLVKLHMPPEIPSMVIACINKRLPGEGIEAGLLIMGYRMIGFSKKMIIILDKDVDPTDITRVLHAVTTRWQPWPASLTVRQTFSFMIDPSTQRNALSSKILIDATRQLPAEGGPNVFAEDNRTVMEERAADSFKLVDERWDDYFAD from the coding sequence ATGTCGGTATTCAATTCCTTAAGAGAATATGCACAGGCCATGGAGCGGCAGGGCAAGCTGCTGCGCATCCCGGACATGGACCAGGACCAGTTCGAGATGACGGCTTTCTCCTACCGCCTGGAGGACCGGATGCGCACCTCGGCCCCGGCTTTCCTGGTGGAACGCACGAAGATGAACGGCCGCTGGTACGACACGCCGGTCATCTGCAACGTGCTCAACAGTTTCAAGACGGTCGCGATGTGCCTCGGAGTGAAGGATCTCAGCGACGACGAGCGCGAAATGAACCAGGTGGTGGAGAAGGAACTTCTCAAGCACATGAACGAGGACTATCGTTTCGAGCAGATCCCTCCCGTGGAAGTGGACGGGGCGGATGCTCCGTGCAAGGAAGTCAAGCTGTTCGGCGAGGACGCCGACCTCGACCGGTTTCCCTGGATCATGAACAATCCCGCCGACGGGGGCCGGTTCATCAGTACCGGTTCGGTGATCATGGAGGACCCCGACATCGGCCGCAACGTCGGCACCTACCGGTTGCAGGTCAAGGGCCCGCAGAAGCTGGGCATCTGCTTTACCGGCCAGAACCACGGCGCTCAGATGATGCGCAAGGCCATCGCACAGGGCAAGAAGAGCGTGCCCTGCGTCGTGGCCACCGGCCTGGACCCGATCACCTGGATGATGAGCAGCACCCGCGTCGGCGAACTGGGTGACGACGAATTCGCGTTTTCCGGCGGGTTCCGCGGCGAGCCGGTGGAACTGGTCCGTGCCGAAACGAACGCGCTGATGGCGCCGGCGCATGCCGAGATCGTCATCGAGGGGGAAATCAGCACCGACAAGGAGATGGAGGGTCCGTACGGCGAGATGCTGGGCTACATCGGAGAACCGGCGCCCAACCATTTCATGACGGTCAAGGCCATCACCCACCGCGAGAAGCCCTGGGTCTACAACATCTGGCCGGGAATCGGCGGCGCCTATCTCACCTGGCCCTGGCAGGTCGGGCATTTCGCGCGGCTGAAGCGGATCATGCCCAACCTGGTGAAGCTGCACATGCCGCCCGAAATTCCCAGCATGGTGATCGCCTGCATCAACAAGCGCCTGCCGGGCGAGGGTATCGAGGCCGGGCTCCTGATCATGGGCTACCGGATGATCGGGTTCAGCAAGAAGATGATCATCATTCTCGACAAGGACGTGGACCCCACCGACATCACGCGCGTCCTGCACGCGGTGACCACGCGCTGGCAGCCCTGGCCGGCCAGCCTGACCGTACGGCAGACCTTCTCCTTCATGATCGACCCCAGCACCCAGCGAAACGCGCTGTCGAGCAAGATACTGATCGACGCGACGCGGCAACTGCCTGCGGAAGGCGGCCCCAACGTGTTCGCCGAGGACAACCGCACCGTCATGGAAGAGCGCGCCGCGGACTCGTTCAAGCTGGTCGACGAGCGCTGGGACGATTATTTCGCCGACTGA
- the rsmI gene encoding 16S rRNA (cytidine(1402)-2'-O)-methyltransferase, whose translation MAVANSAGAGAPEEAGALFVAATPIGNLDDVSTRLKAVLERASGVAAEDTRRTRKLLHSLGLRVAMVSLHAHNERSRIPELLERLLSGEELVLMSDAGTPGISDPGMRLVREARRSGIRVSPLPGPCAAVAALSVAGFPADRFHFEGFLPARRAARRARLRQLEAVPETLVFYEAVHRLTAALEDMQQVFGSERRAFLARELTKIHESAYGDSLAELCEAAVAGGIVARGEFTLVVAGSVAQEQDEKALDAVLRPLLEELPTRQAARLAASIAGCSRRLAYRRALALRPSGQPVP comes from the coding sequence ATGGCGGTTGCGAACTCGGCGGGGGCAGGCGCGCCTGAAGAAGCGGGGGCCTTGTTTGTCGCCGCCACTCCAATTGGCAACCTGGACGATGTTAGCACGCGGCTGAAGGCGGTTCTCGAACGCGCTTCCGGCGTGGCGGCGGAGGATACGCGCCGAACCCGCAAGCTGCTGCACAGCCTGGGCCTACGCGTCGCGATGGTTTCCCTGCACGCCCACAACGAGCGTTCCAGAATTCCCGAACTTCTGGAGAGGCTGTTGTCGGGAGAGGAGCTGGTCCTGATGAGCGATGCGGGAACGCCCGGCATCAGCGACCCGGGAATGCGGCTGGTCCGCGAAGCAAGGCGGTCGGGCATACGCGTGAGTCCGCTGCCCGGACCCTGCGCCGCGGTGGCGGCCCTGTCGGTGGCCGGCTTTCCCGCCGACCGTTTTCACTTCGAGGGCTTCCTGCCCGCACGGCGGGCGGCGAGGCGCGCGCGGCTGAGACAACTCGAGGCGGTACCCGAGACCCTGGTCTTCTATGAAGCGGTGCATCGGCTGACAGCGGCGCTTGAGGACATGCAGCAGGTTTTCGGCAGCGAGCGCAGGGCATTTCTGGCCCGCGAACTGACCAAGATCCACGAGAGCGCCTACGGCGACAGCCTGGCGGAGCTGTGCGAGGCGGCCGTGGCGGGCGGGATCGTCGCCCGGGGCGAGTTCACGCTGGTCGTGGCCGGCAGCGTTGCGCAGGAACAGGACGAGAAGGCGCTGGACGCCGTGCTGCGCCCCTTGCTGGAGGAACTGCCGACCCGTCAGGCGGCCCGGCTTGCGGCTTCGATCGCGGGGTGTTCGCGCCGCCTCGCGTACCGGCGGGCCCTGGCCCTGAGGCCGTCCGGGCAGCCGGTCCCGTAG